A single genomic interval of Primulina huaijiensis isolate GDHJ02 chromosome 7, ASM1229523v2, whole genome shotgun sequence harbors:
- the LOC140980596 gene encoding fasciclin-like arabinogalactan protein 1 — MQLRGGAAAIFLAVLIVFPTTDAFNVTSMLDKHSEFSTFNHYLSVTQLAPEINRRRTITVCVVDNPGMTDLLAKHLTLGGIKNVLSFHVLLDYFDAKKLHQITDGSALAATMYQATGSATGSSGFVNITDLSRGKVGFSPEDNGGNISATFVKSVEAQPYDISIIQISNLLPSYEAEAPAPAPSQVNITKLMSAHGCKVFADTLAGSPAETTFEGNIDSGLTIFCPGDEAMKSFLPKYNNLTAADQQSLLEYHAMPFYESLPGLRSNNGLTSTLATVGNKFVFTVQNDGTDVTIITKLVTAKIINTLVDNQPLAIFQVNKVLVPPELSKLGGLAPAPAPGPAAESPKSSKSKHKSPPAPPGPSESPADGPDGDVADQDSSGAEMVQIGGGILGALILTVWSTFLPL; from the coding sequence ATGCAGCTCCGGGGCGGTGCCGCCGCGATTTTTCTTGCCGTCTTGATTGTCTTTCCCACCACCGATGCGTTCAACGTCACCTCCATGCTAGATAAACATTCTGAATTCTCAACCTTCAACCACTACTTATCTGTTACCCAGCTGGCTCCGGAGATCAACCGGCGGAGGACCATCACCGTGTGCGTGGTGGACAATCCAGGGATGACAGATCTTCTCGCCAAACACCTCACTCTCGGCGGGATAAAGAATGTCCTCTCATTCCACGTTCTGCTCGACTACTTCGACGCCAAGAAGCTCCACCAGATCACCGACGGAAGCGCACTGGCAGCTACCATGTACCAAGCCACCGGCTCCGCCACTGGCTCTTCCGGTTTCGTTAATATAACCGATCTCAGCCGTGGGAAAGTGGGTTTCTCTCCCGAGGACAATGGGGGCAACATTTCAGCCACTTTTGTCAAGTCTGTCGAAGCTCAACCGTACGACATCTCCATCATTCAGATCTCCAACCTCTTGCCGTCATATGAAGCCGAGGCCCCAGCGCCGGCTCCGAGCCAGGTGAATATCACGAAGCTGATGTCGGCTCACGGCTGCAAGGTCTTCGCCGATACCCTTGCGGGTAGTCCTGCTGAAACCACGTTCGAAGGCAATATCGACAGTGGATTGACAATATTTTGCCCCGGGGATGAAGCCATGAAATCTTTCCTGCCAAAATACAATAACTTAACAGCAGCAGATCAACAATCTTTACTCGAATACCACGCAATGCCGTTTTACGAATCGTTGCCTGGCTTGAGATCCAACAATGGCCTCACCAGCACCCTAGCCACCGTAGGAAACAAGTTCGTATTCACCGTGCAGAATGATGGCACCGATGTCACAATAATAACGAAACTCGTAACCGCCAAGATTATAAACACTCTAGTGGATAACCAGCCCCTGGCGATCTTCCAAGTGAACAAGGTTTTAGTGCCGCCGGAATTGTCCAAACTTGGTGGGCTGGCTCCAGCTCCCGCTCCTGGTCCTGCAGCCGAGTCACCCAAGTCTTCAAAAAGCAAGCACAAGTCACCTCCGGCTCCTCCTGGCCCGTCGGAATCTCCGGCAGATGGTCCTGACGGAGATGTGGCTGATCAGGATTCGAGTGGTGCTGAAATGGTCCAAATTGGCGGTGGAATTTTGGGAGCTTTGATTCTCACCGTGTGGTCTACGTTTTTACCGCTTTAG